The following proteins come from a genomic window of Acinonyx jubatus isolate Ajub_Pintada_27869175 chromosome C1, VMU_Ajub_asm_v1.0, whole genome shotgun sequence:
- the DMAP1 gene encoding DNA methyltransferase 1-associated protein 1, which produces MATGADVRDILELGGPEGDAASGTISKKDIINPDKKKSKKSSETLTFKRPEGMHREVYALLYSDKKDAPPLLPSDTGQGYRTVKAKLGSKKVRPWKWMPFTNPARKDGAMFFHWRRAAEEGKDYPFARFNKTVQVPVYSEQEYQLYLHDDAWTKAETDHLFDLSRRFDLRFVVIHDRYDHQQFKKRSVEDLKERYYHICAKLANVRAVPGTDLKIPVFDAGHERRRKEQLERLYNRTPEQVAEEEYLLQELRKIEARKKEREKRSQDLQKLITAADTTAEQRRTERKAPKKKLPQKKEAEKPAVPETAGIKFPDFKSAGVTLRSQRMKLPSSVGQKKIKALEQMLLELGVELSPTPTEELVHMFNELRSDLVLLYELKQACANCEYELQMLRHRHEALARAGVLGGPATPASGPAPASAEPAVPEPGLGPDPTKDTIIDVVGAPLTPNSRKRRESASSSSSVKKAKKP; this is translated from the exons ATGGCTACAGGCGCGGATGTGCGGGACATTCTAGAACTTGGGGGCCCAGAGGGGGATGCAGCCTCCGGGACCATCAGCAAGAAGGACATTATCAACCCGGACAAG AAAAAGTCCAAGAAGTCCTCTGAGACACTGACGTTCAAGAGACCCGAGGGCATGCACCGAGAGGTCTATGCACTGCTCTACTCTGACAAGAA GGATGCACCCCCACTGCTACCCAGTGACACGGGTCAAGGTTACCGCACAGTGAAAGCCAAGTTGGGCTCTAAGAAGGTGCGGCCCTGGAAGTGGATGCCCTTCACCAACCCAGCCCGCAAGGATGGAGCTATGTTCTTCCACTGGCGACGGGCAGCTGAGGAGGGCAAGGACTACCCCTTTGCCAGGTTCAATAAG ACTGTGCAGGTTCCTGTGTATTCAGAGCAGGAGTACCAGCTCTACCTTCACGATGACGCTTGGACTAAGGCAGAAACGGAtcacctctttgacctcagccgccgCTTTGACTTACGTTTTGTAGTTATCCATGACCGGTATGACCACCAGCAGTTCAAG AAGCGTTCTGTGGAGGACTTGAAGGAGCGGTACTACCACATCTGTGCTAAGCTTGCCAATGTGCGGGCTGTGCCAGGCACAGACCTCAAGATACCAGTATTTGATGCTGGGCATGAGCGGCGGAGGAAGGAACAGCTAGAGCGCCTCTACAACCGGACCCCTGAGCAG GTGGCAGAGGAGGAGTATCTGCTGCAGGAGCTACGCAAGATCGAAGCCCGGAAGAAGGAGCGGGAGAAGCGCAGCCAGGACCTGCAGAAGCTGATAACAGCAGCAGACACCACTGCAGAGCAGCGGCGCACGGAACGCAAGGCCCCCAAGAAGAAGCTGCCCCAGAAAAAGGAGGCCGAGAAACCG GCTGTTCCTGAGACCGCAGGCATCAAGTTTCCAGACTTCAAGTCCGCAGGCGTCACGCTGCGGAGCCAGCGG ATGAAACTGCCAAGCTCTGTGGGACAGAAGAAGATCAAGGCCCTGGAACAGATGCTGCTGGAGCTTGGTGTGG AGCTGAGCCCGACACCCACGGAGGAGCTGGTGCACATGTTCAACGAGCTACGGAGCGACCTGGTGCTGCTCTATGAGCTCAAGCAGGCCTGCGCCAACTGCGAGTATGAGCTACAGATGCTGAGGCACCGGCATGAGGCCCTGGCCCGGGCTGGCGTCCTAGGGGGCCCTGCCACGCCAGCATCAGGCCCGGCCCCAGCCTCTGCTGAGCCAGCAGTACCTGAACCTGGTCTTGGCCCCGACCCCACCAAGGACACCATCATTGATGTGGTGGGCGCACCCCTCACACCCAACTCG AGGAAGCGACGGGAATCGGCCTCCAGCTCCTCTTCTGTGAAGAAAGCCAAGAAGCCATGA